From the Streptomyces sp. Sge12 genome, the window CTGATGTTCGAGGGGCGGGCCGAGGAGGCGATGACCTTCTACCTCTCGCTGTTCGACGACGCCGAGGTGCTGGGCATCAGCCGCTACGGCGCCGACGAGAGCGGACCCGGGGCCGGGGAGGAGGGGACCGTGCGCCACGCCGCCTTCTCCCTGGCCGGGCAGACGTTCATGTGCATCGACAGCCCGGCCAAGCACGAGTTCGGCTTCACGCCCGCAGTGTCGCTCTACGTCCAGTGCGACAGCGAGGCCGAGATCGAGCGCCTCTACGGGGCCCTCGCCGAGCAGGGCACGGAGCTGATGCCGCTCGGCTCGTACGGGTTCAGTACCCGCTTCGGCTGGGTGAACGACCGCTTCGGCGTCTCGTGGCAGCTGAACCTGCCGGGCGGGGCCGAGCCGGGGCAGTAGCCGCGCCGGGGGAGCGCACGGTGCCTCCACGGAAGCGGGCCCGGCCCCCTGGCGAGGGGTCGGGCCCGAGTCTTCATCGGTGCGGTGTCCTATGACTACCCGCTCCATCCACGTGCTGAACCGCCTGCGGCCCATCATCTTGTCCAATTCCGTGTACGGCGGCGGGGCCGCGGATTCGCACGATCCGCGGCCCCGCCGCCCCGCCGTCGCCTCGTGCGGGTCAGGAGAGCTTGCCGCCGTAGTCCGGCAGCTTGACGGTGCGCTCCGCGTGACCGCCGACGAGGTCGGTCGCGCTGTTCCCGATGTTCGCGATGATCGTGTAGCCGCGGGCCTCGATCTCCGCGCGCTTGCCCGTCTTGTAGGCGCTGACCTCGTCGAACAGGTCGGGCAGGTCACGGACGTAGAGCCCGGTGACCGGATAGCCGACCGCCTTGAGGTTGTGCTCGGTCAGGGACTGGATGATCCCGGGGCGGGCGGTCACGAAGAAGACCGCCACGCCGCGCGCGTGCGCGTACTGGGTCAGCGCGCGGACCTTGGAGATCGCGGGGGTCGGGAAGGTCCAGAACCAGTGGAAGTCCGTCTCCAGCGAGGTGTTGTCGATGTCGAGGACGAGGGCGGGCTTCTCGCCGGCGGGCGAGGCGGCGATGCGCGCCTCGATCGCGGGCCGGGCCGCGTCGATGACGGCGGCGACGTCCCGCTGCCAGGTCGCGTAGTCGATGCCGAGGATCGCCGCGTTGCCCCCGGGCGCGGAGGCGGCCGGGGCGGCGGAGGATACCGGCGCGGGCGCCGGGGCGGGCGCGGCCTGGGCGGCGGTGGCCGGAACCAGCGTCAGGACGGCGGCGGCCGCGGCCACTGCTGCGGCGGTGGTTCGGGGCACACGGGTGCGGCGGATGCTGCGCATGGGGGGCGCTCCCTCGGTCACGGGATTGGCATGTACGTGACCAGAGTTGGCGAGAACCGCACCCCTGTCTACTGGCCGGTAGGAAACTTTTCGTGACCGCGTGATGAATGGTCCTACGTGAGGCAGTCGAGGACGGAGTGACAGAGCCCGCACCGGGCCCGCAGCCTCCCGCACACCGGCACCCGCAACCGCTGCGCGCACACCGGGCACGGAAAGCTCACCCGCAACCCGCCCCCGGAGCCGTCCTGTTCGAAGCGGTACGCCGCCGATCCGTCGCCGGCGGCGGCGCCGGCGCCGGCGACGGACCCTGAGGCTGCGCCGGACCCTGAGGCCGCGGCGCGGCGCGCCTTCGCGTACCGGCGCCGGGCCAGCGGCCCGGCGGCCG encodes:
- a CDS encoding HAD family acid phosphatase, whose translation is MRSIRRTRVPRTTAAAVAAAAAVLTLVPATAAQAAPAPAPAPVSSAAPAASAPGGNAAILGIDYATWQRDVAAVIDAARPAIEARIAASPAGEKPALVLDIDNTSLETDFHWFWTFPTPAISKVRALTQYAHARGVAVFFVTARPGIIQSLTEHNLKAVGYPVTGLYVRDLPDLFDEVSAYKTGKRAEIEARGYTIIANIGNSATDLVGGHAERTVKLPDYGGKLS
- a CDS encoding VOC family protein, with the protein product MTITPSPQKITTFLMFEGRAEEAMTFYLSLFDDAEVLGISRYGADESGPGAGEEGTVRHAAFSLAGQTFMCIDSPAKHEFGFTPAVSLYVQCDSEAEIERLYGALAEQGTELMPLGSYGFSTRFGWVNDRFGVSWQLNLPGGAEPGQ